The following are from one region of the Phormidium sp. PBR-2020 genome:
- a CDS encoding sodium:alanine symporter family protein codes for MKQRWLLFMLLLALPTAAIAQEVADESLNGSGNILELIDRVFSGLVAAMAEVLFFSLGGIPLIVLWLIGGAVFFTLRMSFVNIRAFKHAIYVVAGHYDDPEEEGELTHFQALSAALSATVGLGNIAGVAIAVQAGGPGAVFWMTLAGLFGMTSKFVECTLAQKYRIVYADGHIAGGPMYYLSQGLAQRGLEPLGRLLAVLFAILCIGGSLGGGNMFQANQSFSAVSDFVPIPNWLYGVLLATLVALVIIGGIRRIGSVAAAIVPSMCVIYVLAALWIILTNISEVPSAFSTIISGAFTPEAVEGGFIGVLIQGVRRAVFSNEAGIGSAAIAHAAARTEEPVREGIVALLEPFIDTVVVCNMTALVVVITGVYQDLDITGVDLTAAAFGTVIGWFPVLLSLAVFLFAFSTMISWSYYGERAWTYLFGDQQTQIYRVIFVLCVFVGAVVNLGSVLDFSDMMLLTMAFPNMLGGFILSNEVATDLRDYLDRLKRGVMPIYK; via the coding sequence ATGAAACAGCGTTGGTTACTCTTTATGCTCTTACTGGCATTGCCCACAGCGGCGATCGCCCAGGAAGTGGCGGACGAATCTCTGAACGGCTCGGGCAACATTTTAGAACTGATAGACCGGGTTTTCAGTGGTCTTGTTGCTGCCATGGCAGAAGTTCTCTTTTTTAGCCTTGGGGGGATTCCCCTGATTGTCCTATGGCTCATTGGTGGGGCCGTATTTTTTACCTTGCGGATGAGTTTTGTCAATATCCGCGCCTTTAAACACGCCATTTACGTGGTAGCCGGTCATTATGACGATCCCGAGGAAGAGGGTGAACTCACCCACTTTCAAGCCCTGTCTGCCGCTCTCTCGGCAACCGTTGGCTTGGGGAACATTGCTGGGGTGGCGATCGCCGTCCAGGCGGGGGGGCCGGGGGCTGTCTTTTGGATGACCCTGGCGGGACTGTTTGGTATGACCAGTAAGTTTGTCGAATGTACCCTGGCCCAAAAATATCGCATCGTCTATGCCGATGGTCATATTGCTGGAGGCCCGATGTACTACCTCTCCCAAGGTCTCGCTCAACGGGGCTTAGAACCCTTGGGTAGACTCTTAGCCGTGCTATTCGCCATCCTCTGTATTGGTGGCTCTTTGGGAGGGGGAAATATGTTTCAGGCTAACCAGTCCTTCTCCGCCGTGTCCGATTTCGTCCCCATTCCCAATTGGCTCTATGGAGTTTTGCTAGCCACCCTGGTCGCTCTAGTCATCATTGGTGGTATTCGTCGGATTGGCTCCGTGGCGGCGGCGATTGTCCCCTCGATGTGTGTCATTTACGTCTTGGCAGCCCTATGGATTATTCTCACCAACATCTCAGAAGTCCCCAGTGCCTTCAGTACGATTATCTCGGGTGCTTTTACCCCGGAAGCCGTGGAAGGGGGCTTTATTGGGGTTCTGATTCAAGGGGTACGCCGGGCCGTCTTCTCCAACGAAGCGGGAATCGGCTCAGCAGCGATCGCCCATGCAGCAGCCCGCACCGAAGAACCAGTGCGAGAAGGGATTGTGGCACTGCTTGAGCCGTTCATTGATACGGTGGTGGTCTGTAACATGACAGCCCTCGTGGTGGTGATTACGGGAGTCTATCAAGACCTAGACATCACCGGGGTTGATTTAACAGCGGCCGCCTTTGGTACCGTGATTGGCTGGTTTCCCGTCTTGCTATCTCTGGCAGTGTTCCTGTTTGCCTTCTCAACGATGATTTCTTGGAGTTACTATGGCGAGCGGGCCTGGACTTATCTGTTTGGAGACCAACAAACCCAAATCTACCGGGTGATTTTCGTCCTCTGTGTGTTTGTGGGGGCAGTAGTTAATCTCGGTTCAGTGCTGGACTTCAGTGATATGATGCTGCTGACGATGGCCTTTCCTAATATGTTGGGAGGATTTATCCTCTCGAATGAAGTGGCGACGGATTTACGAGATTATCTCGATCGCCTGAAACGGGGAGTCATGCCCATTTATAAGTAG